One part of the Hydrogenobacter sp. T-2 genome encodes these proteins:
- a CDS encoding anthranilate synthase component II, with protein sequence MRVLMIDNYDSFTYNLVQYLQMLSADVAVRRNDEISLEDIRRAKPDAIVISPGPCTPKEAGISVDVIREFYREIPILGVCLGHQSIGYAFGARIVRAKRLMHGKTSQITHTGEGIFEGLKNPFTAVRYHSLVIDKSTLPEVLKITAWSEDDEIMGVQHVEYPLFGVQFHPESVLSEEGMKLLENFLRIAKERVLV encoded by the coding sequence ATGCGAGTCCTTATGATAGACAACTATGACTCCTTTACCTACAACTTGGTTCAATATTTGCAGATGCTTTCTGCGGATGTGGCTGTAAGAAGAAATGACGAAATAAGCCTTGAGGACATAAGAAGGGCAAAGCCAGATGCTATTGTGATATCTCCTGGACCTTGCACTCCAAAGGAGGCAGGCATATCTGTGGATGTGATAAGGGAGTTTTACAGGGAAATACCCATACTGGGTGTTTGCTTAGGTCATCAGTCTATAGGTTATGCCTTTGGGGCAAGGATAGTGAGGGCAAAAAGGCTTATGCATGGCAAAACATCTCAGATAACACACACAGGCGAGGGCATCTTTGAAGGTCTCAAGAACCCTTTTACTGCGGTAAGATATCACTCCCTTGTCATAGACAAGAGCACCCTGCCAGAGGTTTTAAAGATAACCGCATGGTCTGAAGACGATGAAATAATGGGTGTCCAACATGTGGAGTATCCTCTCTTTGGTGTCCAGTTTCATCCAGAATCTGTTCTTTCAGAAGAGGGTATGAAACTTCTTGAAAACTTTCTTAGAATAGCAAAGGAGAGAGTTTTGGTATAA
- the purD gene encoding phosphoribosylamine--glycine ligase, producing the protein MKVLVVGNGGREHAIAWKLSQSPLIKALYCAKGNAGTSKIARNIPIEPTDIKTLADFAQREGIDFTVVGPEAPLCAGLVDEFERRGLRVFGPSQKASMLEGSKVFAKEFMQRHGIPTAEFHVFEDPQKARNFVKDFGVPVVIKADGLASGKGVVVCKSQEEAMQAIERLMVRKSLGEAGSRVVIEEYLEGEEASYIVLLNGDRYLPLPTSQDHKRLLDGDMGPNTGGMGAYSPNPFVDEDTEKAIREQIVERVIEGLKREGIYYRGFLYVGLMLTHRGPKVLEFNVRLGDPEAQPLLMRLRGDFLQTLLDFYEGKDISLDIDPRHTLCVVLASKGYPEKPEDGKEILGLEEVEKLEDIVLFHAGTEERNGKIYTRGGRVLNVCAWGRDLQEARERAYKAVEKIRFEGMHYRRDIGLRGIRSLTERKGF; encoded by the coding sequence GTGAAGGTTTTAGTGGTCGGTAATGGTGGTAGGGAGCACGCCATAGCATGGAAGCTGTCTCAAAGTCCTTTGATAAAAGCCCTTTACTGTGCTAAGGGAAATGCTGGTACTTCAAAGATAGCCAGAAATATACCCATAGAACCCACAGACATAAAAACCCTTGCGGACTTTGCTCAAAGGGAAGGTATTGACTTTACGGTGGTTGGACCAGAAGCACCCTTGTGTGCTGGTCTTGTGGACGAGTTTGAAAGGAGGGGTCTAAGGGTCTTTGGACCCTCTCAGAAGGCTTCTATGCTTGAGGGGAGTAAGGTCTTTGCTAAGGAGTTTATGCAAAGGCATGGTATACCCACCGCAGAGTTTCATGTATTTGAAGACCCACAAAAGGCGAGGAATTTTGTGAAGGATTTTGGTGTTCCTGTGGTTATAAAGGCGGATGGGCTTGCAAGCGGTAAGGGGGTGGTAGTTTGCAAGAGCCAAGAAGAAGCTATGCAAGCCATAGAAAGGCTAATGGTAAGAAAAAGTCTCGGCGAAGCGGGGTCAAGGGTGGTTATAGAAGAATACCTTGAAGGTGAGGAAGCCTCTTACATAGTGCTTCTCAATGGAGACAGATACCTACCCCTACCTACCTCTCAAGACCATAAAAGACTTCTTGACGGTGATATGGGTCCAAACACAGGTGGCATGGGAGCATACTCACCCAATCCCTTTGTGGACGAGGATACGGAGAAAGCCATAAGGGAGCAGATAGTAGAAAGGGTAATAGAAGGTCTAAAGAGAGAGGGCATATACTACAGGGGCTTTCTGTATGTGGGTCTTATGCTTACCCATAGAGGACCAAAGGTATTAGAGTTTAACGTAAGGCTTGGAGACCCAGAAGCTCAGCCACTTCTTATGAGGCTAAGGGGAGACTTCCTCCAAACCCTGCTTGATTTTTATGAAGGCAAGGATATAAGCCTTGATATAGACCCAAGACATACACTGTGTGTAGTCCTTGCAAGCAAGGGCTATCCAGAAAAGCCAGAGGATGGCAAGGAGATTTTAGGGCTTGAGGAAGTGGAAAAATTAGAGGATATAGTGCTTTTCCATGCTGGAACGGAAGAAAGGAATGGCAAAATATACACAAGGGGTGGAAGGGTTTTGAATGTGTGTGCTTGGGGAAGGGACTTACAGGAAGCAAGGGAAAGGGCTTACAAGGCGGTTGAGAAGATAAGGTTTGAGGGCATGCATTACAGAAGGGACATAGGGCTTAGGGGGATAAGGTCGTTAACTGAAAGAAAGGGCTTTTAA
- a CDS encoding phytoene desaturase family protein: MLDYAVVGGGIGGVLASSLLSHMGKDVILFEALDYLGGCAGTFQRKGFYYNVGAATFVGAEEELPVGKIAKYVGLELPIKPIDPAMVIYLGDKTIRRWKNRELALEEISKAFPGLNHRAFWKRVYEVSDAMWSMWCDSLPYPSLTLPFRNLSKHPVGFLSTLLCNFFSAKRVVKVYLGDFNSDYELFLTHHTLITAQGFLEEVPFSVASLGLTYPNLTNYYVIGGMGKLLDTFAQRVKHVSMKTRVKAIRKKPWGFLIETNKGQYEAKRVILNTTLWKAGDLIEELKDFSERAKRRYSKLWGAFTIYMTVEGELPKDFSHHHFILLREPIPYTGSRSLFLSISEEDDPVLSKEKTRSITISTHTRLELWEGLSKEEYEERKERATEYCLELIYKHLPELRALKKLHVFAGTPKTFERYTGRYRGSVGGIPVIKENFPFSYPSSLTPVEGVYLVGDTVFPGQGWPGVSMGVINLLKLIERDFQIC, from the coding sequence ATGCTTGACTACGCAGTAGTTGGCGGTGGCATAGGTGGTGTTTTGGCTTCCTCACTTCTCTCTCATATGGGAAAGGATGTTATTCTTTTTGAAGCCCTTGACTATCTTGGGGGTTGTGCGGGGACTTTTCAGAGGAAGGGTTTTTATTACAATGTGGGTGCTGCTACCTTTGTAGGTGCGGAAGAAGAGCTTCCTGTGGGGAAAATAGCAAAGTACGTGGGTTTAGAGCTTCCCATAAAGCCTATAGACCCTGCCATGGTAATATATCTGGGGGATAAGACTATAAGAAGGTGGAAAAACAGAGAGCTTGCCCTTGAGGAGATATCAAAAGCCTTTCCGGGACTTAACCACAGAGCCTTTTGGAAGAGGGTATACGAAGTAAGCGATGCCATGTGGAGTATGTGGTGCGACAGCCTGCCTTATCCCAGCTTAACCTTGCCCTTCAGAAACCTTTCAAAACATCCTGTTGGCTTTCTTTCCACCCTTTTGTGCAATTTTTTCAGTGCAAAAAGGGTTGTGAAGGTATACCTCGGAGACTTTAACTCCGACTACGAGCTTTTTCTTACACACCACACTCTAATTACCGCACAGGGCTTTTTAGAAGAGGTGCCATTCTCTGTAGCCTCTCTGGGGCTTACCTATCCAAACCTAACCAACTATTATGTGATAGGTGGTATGGGGAAACTTCTTGACACCTTTGCCCAGAGGGTAAAACACGTAAGTATGAAAACGAGGGTAAAAGCCATAAGGAAAAAGCCCTGGGGTTTTCTCATAGAAACCAACAAGGGGCAATACGAGGCAAAAAGAGTTATTCTAAACACTACCCTGTGGAAGGCTGGAGACCTTATAGAAGAGCTTAAGGATTTCTCCGAAAGGGCAAAAAGGCGATACTCCAAGCTATGGGGTGCCTTTACCATATACATGACGGTAGAGGGAGAGCTTCCAAAGGACTTTTCTCACCACCATTTTATACTTCTGAGAGAGCCTATACCCTACACGGGCAGTAGGTCTCTGTTTCTTTCTATCTCAGAGGAAGATGACCCAGTGCTTAGCAAGGAAAAAACCCGCAGTATTACCATATCTACCCACACAAGGCTTGAGCTATGGGAGGGGCTTTCAAAGGAAGAATACGAGGAAAGAAAGGAAAGAGCTACCGAGTATTGTCTTGAGCTAATCTATAAGCATCTGCCAGAGCTAAGAGCTTTGAAGAAACTTCATGTCTTTGCTGGCACTCCAAAAACCTTTGAGAGATACACGGGAAGATACAGGGGTTCGGTGGGTGGAATACCCGTTATAAAGGAGAACTTTCCCTTTTCCTATCCCTCATCACTTACGCCTGTGGAGGGTGTTTATCTTGTGGGAGATACCGTCTTTCCAGGTCAAGGTTGGCCAGGTGTGAGCATGGGTGTTATAAACTTGCTAAAACTTATAGAAAGGGACTTTCAAATATGCTAA
- a CDS encoding sensor histidine kinase has protein sequence MLRIRLREWLYILLLAFLLGFSISGFVASLHGQNLMPMAFLGLLTSSYIFILSLITTEINNRWIVKKMPEFLRTPFSLLLALLSGFFGAIGGYLTNEVFRIVDLHLPMSKALSLSFFLGIMTASLGYLLYKLVSLQRREEENKRLLLEEHIRNLESQISPHFMFNTLNALAELVYQDPRKAEEAILALASLLRKSLYFEPLITLQEEINLLKDYWKVISLRFVGKIELETELDESLLSLKVPKFSLQVLVENALKHGLKLRRGKVQIRAYREGGRAIIEVIDNGVGFEEIREGTGLSNLRKRLELCNGKLSYKSSEGLTVFRIELDER, from the coding sequence ATGCTAAGGATTCGCCTAAGGGAATGGTTATACATACTCTTACTCGCTTTCCTTCTTGGCTTTTCCATATCAGGCTTTGTGGCATCTTTGCACGGTCAAAACCTAATGCCAATGGCTTTTCTTGGACTACTTACCTCAAGCTATATATTTATCCTCTCCCTTATAACCACAGAGATAAACAACCGCTGGATTGTAAAGAAAATGCCAGAGTTTTTAAGAACACCCTTTAGCCTTTTGCTTGCCTTACTTTCTGGCTTTTTTGGTGCAATAGGTGGCTACCTTACCAATGAAGTCTTTAGAATAGTGGACTTGCATCTTCCCATGAGCAAAGCCCTTAGCCTTTCCTTTTTCTTAGGCATTATGACCGCATCCCTTGGCTATCTTCTCTACAAGCTGGTCTCTTTGCAAAGAAGAGAAGAAGAAAACAAAAGGTTACTCCTTGAGGAGCACATAAGAAACTTAGAAAGTCAGATAAGTCCTCACTTTATGTTTAATACACTGAACGCATTGGCGGAGCTTGTCTATCAAGACCCTCGCAAAGCGGAAGAAGCCATATTAGCCTTGGCAAGCCTCCTTAGGAAAAGCCTCTACTTTGAACCTCTTATAACCCTGCAGGAGGAGATAAACCTCCTCAAAGACTACTGGAAGGTCATAAGCCTTAGGTTCGTAGGTAAAATAGAGCTTGAAACGGAGCTGGATGAGAGCCTTTTGTCTTTGAAAGTGCCTAAGTTTTCCCTGCAGGTTCTTGTAGAAAACGCACTAAAGCATGGTCTAAAGCTAAGAAGAGGAAAGGTGCAAATAAGAGCTTACAGAGAGGGAGGCAGGGCGATAATAGAGGTGATAGACAACGGCGTAGGTTTTGAGGAAATAAGGGAAGGCACAGGTCTTTCTAATCTGAGAAAAAGACTTGAACTCTGTAATGGAAAGCTAAGCTATAAGTCCTCTGAGGGCTTGACGGTCTTTAGAATAGAGCTTGATGAGAGGTAA
- a CDS encoding flavin reductase family protein: protein MRKAHHAHALPPPEGVLPAPQETFKTLEDAYFLGYVPRPVALLCVGENPLAVAWHMPTNKEPFMYAVAIARENYSHKLVLEGIDFTVNFLPETYLEDILIAGKYHGDQTDKWKLFKEIKPLKALRVNAYMVKQSLLVYECKQERLIELPDHSLLIGRVELIHYKKGKLKPEKVRYPLHMGKAYFSKNTRAKAYIL from the coding sequence ATGAGAAAGGCCCACCATGCCCATGCCTTGCCTCCTCCTGAAGGGGTCCTCCCCGCCCCTCAGGAAACTTTTAAGACCCTTGAAGATGCCTACTTTTTGGGTTATGTGCCAAGGCCAGTGGCACTCCTTTGTGTGGGAGAAAATCCACTGGCAGTAGCTTGGCACATGCCCACAAACAAAGAACCCTTTATGTATGCGGTAGCCATAGCAAGGGAAAACTATAGCCATAAGCTGGTCTTAGAGGGAATAGACTTCACTGTCAACTTCCTCCCTGAAACCTACCTTGAGGACATCCTTATCGCAGGAAAATATCACGGAGACCAAACAGATAAATGGAAACTATTCAAGGAAATAAAACCTCTCAAAGCCTTGAGGGTTAATGCCTACATGGTGAAGCAATCCCTTCTTGTGTATGAGTGCAAGCAAGAAAGGCTTATTGAGCTTCCAGACCATAGCCTATTAATAGGCAGGGTGGAGCTAATACACTACAAAAAGGGTAAGCTAAAGCCAGAAAAGGTAAGGTATCCTCTCCACATGGGTAAAGCCTACTTTTCAAAAAACACGAGAGCAAAAGCCTATATTTTATAA
- a CDS encoding DUF454 family protein yields MKSVYRLSGFFFFGLGTLGIFLPLLPTVPLYLLAIILLSRASKRDIVRLKRIPFIGKRIYPYIKRSVKYIQSWNTRPQSLST; encoded by the coding sequence ATGAAGAGCGTATATAGGCTTTCTGGCTTTTTCTTTTTTGGGCTTGGCACTCTTGGCATATTTTTGCCACTTTTACCCACCGTTCCCTTGTATCTTCTTGCCATTATATTGCTTTCCAGAGCTTCCAAAAGGGACATAGTGAGGCTTAAAAGGATACCATTCATAGGCAAAAGGATATACCCATACATAAAAAGGTCTGTAAAATACATACAGTCATGGAATACACGACCGCAAAGTTTATCCACCTGA
- a CDS encoding cryptochrome/photolyase family protein, protein MRAVYLFKRDLRARDNRGLAYASKRHKEIVPLFIFDKDIIRDLKVDKKRLVYLYKALALLSSQIKVYCMQGSTEEVLKEVFKTAKPTHLYTTTSYSWSGRERNKVIKSICQAHGVEYVEVFENFLVRPESIPQKKVYTPFYTEWIKRVDLTEEDPQDFKVPDLPLPTLKDLNIDFDSPEPFHPEDCFERLRSFPFERYEELRNYPAIDGSSRLSPCIRFGVLSLRSIFKTAQGRSEQFIKELAWREFWYHIAYNFPQTKDLEFQEKRRNIRWENRQEYIQAFFEARTGYPIVDAGIRQLKEEKWLHNRMRMIVGSFLTKVLLVDWRIGEEFFKEHLLDYDEVVNIGNWQWTASVGADPKPFRLFNPILQAQRYDPQCEYIKRYIPELSDIPCEKLHDPIRYALPYHKPIVNYYQRISIAKELYRALS, encoded by the coding sequence ATGAGAGCGGTGTATTTGTTCAAAAGAGACCTAAGAGCAAGGGATAACAGAGGGCTTGCCTATGCGTCAAAGAGACATAAGGAGATTGTCCCCCTCTTTATCTTTGACAAGGACATAATCAGGGACTTAAAGGTTGACAAAAAAAGGCTTGTCTACTTATACAAAGCCTTAGCCCTATTGTCCTCACAGATAAAGGTTTACTGTATGCAAGGTAGCACGGAAGAAGTCTTAAAAGAAGTGTTTAAAACCGCTAAGCCAACCCATCTATATACCACAACGTCTTACAGCTGGAGTGGAAGAGAAAGGAACAAGGTCATAAAAAGTATTTGCCAAGCCCACGGTGTGGAATATGTGGAAGTTTTTGAAAACTTTCTTGTGAGACCAGAATCCATACCTCAAAAAAAGGTGTATACGCCCTTTTACACAGAATGGATAAAAAGAGTAGACCTTACGGAAGAAGACCCACAAGACTTTAAAGTGCCAGACTTACCATTGCCCACCTTAAAGGACTTAAACATAGACTTTGATAGTCCAGAACCCTTTCATCCAGAGGACTGTTTTGAGAGGTTAAGGAGCTTTCCCTTTGAAAGATACGAAGAGCTTAGGAACTATCCGGCGATAGATGGTTCTTCAAGACTTTCTCCTTGCATAAGATTTGGAGTGCTATCCTTGAGAAGTATCTTTAAGACCGCACAGGGTAGGAGCGAGCAGTTTATAAAGGAGTTAGCATGGAGAGAGTTCTGGTATCATATAGCCTACAACTTTCCACAGACCAAAGACCTTGAGTTTCAGGAAAAGAGAAGAAACATAAGATGGGAAAACAGGCAAGAATACATACAGGCTTTCTTTGAGGCACGCACTGGCTATCCCATAGTAGATGCAGGCATAAGACAGCTAAAAGAAGAAAAATGGCTTCACAACAGGATGAGGATGATAGTAGGTAGCTTCCTCACAAAGGTTTTGCTTGTAGACTGGAGGATAGGAGAGGAGTTTTTCAAGGAACACCTTTTGGACTACGATGAGGTGGTAAACATAGGAAACTGGCAGTGGACCGCCTCTGTGGGTGCAGACCCCAAACCCTTTAGGCTTTTCAATCCCATACTTCAAGCCCAAAGGTATGATCCGCAGTGTGAGTATATAAAAAGGTATATTCCAGAGCTTTCAGACATACCCTGCGAAAAGCTACATGACCCTATAAGGTATGCACTACCCTACCACAAACCCATTGTAAATTATTACCAAAGGATAAGCATCGCAAAAGAGCTATATAGAGCCCTTTCTTGA
- a CDS encoding LytR/AlgR family response regulator transcription factor, which yields MRAFIVEDEPLAVQRLKRMLSQDGRLEVVGEAGTYEEALKLIEEKKPEVLFLDIRLPDGTGIDLAKEVLSMGLKPYIIFTTAYGEYALEAFRVSAVDYLLKPYSQEDLAKAVDKVLEKKSNFQQVSNLIRAERPIIPARIGNKVLFLSPEDIYYVQAEMGEVSVRTKEGLLPLSKKLYEIEDMLRPYNFFRVHRSYLVNLSKVKELKSVEQSKYVIVFKDINETLKTSREGAKALRDYLNI from the coding sequence ATGAGAGCCTTTATAGTAGAAGACGAACCCTTGGCAGTCCAAAGACTAAAGAGGATGTTAAGTCAAGATGGCAGGCTTGAGGTAGTTGGAGAAGCAGGCACATACGAAGAAGCCCTAAAGCTCATAGAGGAAAAAAAGCCAGAGGTCTTGTTTCTTGACATAAGGCTTCCCGATGGCACTGGCATAGACCTTGCAAAAGAAGTCCTTTCCATGGGTCTAAAACCTTACATAATCTTTACCACTGCATATGGCGAGTATGCCCTTGAAGCCTTTAGAGTATCTGCGGTAGATTACCTCCTAAAGCCCTACTCTCAGGAAGACTTAGCCAAGGCTGTAGATAAAGTCTTGGAAAAGAAAAGCAACTTTCAGCAAGTTTCTAATCTTATAAGGGCGGAGCGTCCTATAATACCTGCGAGAATTGGGAATAAGGTTCTGTTTCTAAGTCCAGAGGACATATACTACGTTCAGGCGGAGATGGGAGAGGTAAGCGTAAGAACAAAGGAAGGACTTTTACCACTTAGCAAAAAGCTATACGAGATAGAGGATATGCTTAGACCATACAACTTCTTTAGGGTCCATAGGTCTTACCTTGTTAACCTAAGCAAGGTAAAGGAGCTAAAGAGCGTGGAGCAAAGTAAATATGTGATAGTTTTCAAAGATATAAACGAAACTCTAAAGACAAGCAGAGAGGGTGCAAAGGCACTAAGGGACTATCTAAATATTTAG
- a CDS encoding TonB-dependent receptor domain-containing protein translates to MKKTLLLGAVLSFPAFAQEVLLKEVEVKGKRETFRDSLEIREVRESFAKDVGEALTRIDGIHKFRKAGIANDVVIRAFQRDNINVLIDDTEVHAACPNRMDPPAFHVDFSEVERIDVVKGPFDIRHQGSLGGLVNIVTKKPEQGFRLRLNVTVGSFDYRNFSPVISYRDEKFYGLVGYSYRYSKPYKDGDGKRITEYADYKSQYVNSKAFEINTYWTKFGFKPLENHEFEIGYTRQDARHVLYPALMMDTIYDKTDRFNLNYKVGKISDLLKSLDFQFYYTKVDHWMDNRYRTFMGTPSGPYSMATDAQTKTYGGRIEAKVADFTLGLEAYKRNWDAVNYMWSQSAGTYRNQFVIPDVDITNIGFYGEYKKLLTQAMRMVVGLRLDTTKSEANSSKANTNLYYAYHNTRSTSKTDTYPSGNVQLFYNLAPELELFTGVGYAVRVPDPQERYFAQNRLMICIAQNNFYCARVGNPNLKPSKNLELDLGLKHQSAKSLTKATVFVSYVQDYITVNNKPVVNPMSMVAPPNGRAMTYANTDARFLGFELSSTYNLWENLFLLGGASYVEGRKDRKPAIGITDKDVAEVPPLKGRLGLRYDTGMWFVEGETVATSTQNKVDSDLREQKTSGWAIVNLKAGVNYKNFTLNAGVENIFDKKYYEHFSYVRNPFSAGVRVPEPGRSFYVSASYQF, encoded by the coding sequence ATGAAGAAGACACTTCTTTTAGGAGCGGTTCTTAGCTTTCCAGCCTTCGCACAGGAGGTGTTGCTAAAGGAGGTTGAGGTAAAGGGCAAAAGGGAGACCTTTAGAGACAGCCTTGAAATAAGAGAGGTGCGAGAATCCTTCGCAAAGGATGTGGGTGAGGCACTGACAAGAATTGATGGGATTCATAAATTCAGGAAGGCTGGCATTGCCAACGATGTGGTTATAAGGGCTTTTCAAAGGGACAATATAAACGTGCTTATTGACGACACCGAGGTTCACGCTGCGTGTCCCAATAGGATGGACCCGCCTGCCTTCCATGTGGACTTTTCTGAAGTGGAGAGGATAGATGTAGTAAAAGGACCCTTTGATATAAGACATCAAGGTTCACTGGGTGGTCTTGTAAACATAGTTACCAAAAAGCCAGAGCAGGGCTTTAGGCTAAGGCTTAATGTCACCGTTGGCTCTTTTGACTACAGAAACTTTTCACCTGTTATTTCCTACAGGGATGAGAAGTTCTACGGACTTGTGGGATACTCCTACAGATATTCAAAGCCTTACAAGGATGGGGATGGCAAGAGGATAACAGAGTATGCCGACTACAAATCACAGTATGTAAACTCCAAAGCCTTTGAGATAAATACCTACTGGACTAAGTTTGGCTTTAAGCCCTTAGAAAACCATGAGTTTGAGATAGGCTACACGAGGCAGGATGCAAGGCATGTGCTATATCCAGCCCTTATGATGGATACCATATATGACAAAACGGATAGGTTTAACCTGAATTATAAGGTAGGAAAGATATCAGACCTGCTTAAATCTCTTGACTTTCAGTTTTACTACACAAAGGTAGACCACTGGATGGATAACAGGTATAGAACCTTTATGGGAACTCCATCAGGACCTTACTCTATGGCTACGGATGCTCAAACAAAAACCTATGGTGGAAGGATAGAGGCAAAGGTTGCTGACTTTACTTTGGGGCTTGAAGCCTATAAGAGAAACTGGGATGCGGTAAACTACATGTGGAGCCAAAGTGCTGGAACCTATAGAAATCAGTTTGTTATACCAGATGTAGATATAACCAACATAGGCTTCTATGGAGAATATAAAAAGCTCTTAACTCAGGCTATGAGAATGGTTGTAGGCTTGAGACTTGACACTACAAAGAGCGAAGCGAATTCTTCAAAAGCCAATACAAACCTATACTACGCCTACCACAATACAAGAAGCACATCAAAAACAGACACATATCCTTCTGGAAATGTTCAGCTCTTTTACAACCTTGCACCCGAGCTTGAACTGTTTACGGGCGTAGGTTATGCGGTAAGAGTCCCAGATCCTCAAGAAAGGTATTTTGCCCAAAATAGGTTGATGATATGTATTGCACAGAATAACTTCTACTGTGCGCGGGTTGGCAATCCTAATCTAAAACCCTCTAAAAACCTTGAGCTTGACCTTGGTCTAAAACATCAAAGTGCCAAATCTCTCACAAAGGCAACGGTGTTTGTAAGCTATGTGCAAGATTATATAACGGTCAACAACAAGCCTGTAGTGAACCCCATGTCTATGGTTGCACCTCCCAACGGTAGGGCAATGACCTACGCTAACACGGATGCTCGCTTTTTGGGATTTGAGTTAAGCTCTACATACAACCTTTGGGAAAACCTATTCCTGCTTGGTGGTGCAAGTTATGTAGAAGGTAGGAAAGACAGAAAGCCAGCCATAGGTATAACCGACAAGGATGTGGCGGAGGTGCCACCTCTAAAGGGTAGGCTTGGTCTTAGATACGATACAGGCATGTGGTTTGTAGAAGGTGAAACCGTAGCAACCTCAACTCAAAACAAAGTGGACTCAGACCTAAGAGAGCAAAAAACCTCTGGCTGGGCTATAGTCAACCTAAAGGCAGGAGTAAATTACAAGAACTTTACCCTCAATGCAGGCGTGGAGAACATTTTTGACAAGAAATACTATGAGCACTTCTCTTATGTAAGAAACCCTTTTTCTGCAGGTGTTAGAGTGCCAGAGCCCGGAAGAAGCTTTTATGTAAGCGCATCCTATCAGTTTTAA
- a CDS encoding DsrE family protein has protein sequence MKHLIFTAFVGLMPLVGMPSWAHEGHMHQHQVQAQDNITVVVNLTRDRAPSAVMAIRFATISLERGNPTVIWLNSEGVRLADAKAKSSEASKALQEFISKGGKVYVCPHCANMLGVKELVKGAEFGKPDMVFGLLSEERVRIISW, from the coding sequence ATGAAACACCTAATATTTACTGCATTTGTCGGGCTTATGCCTCTTGTAGGTATGCCTTCATGGGCTCACGAGGGACATATGCATCAACATCAAGTTCAGGCTCAGGATAACATAACCGTGGTAGTTAACCTAACAAGGGACAGAGCACCTTCTGCAGTTATGGCTATAAGGTTTGCTACCATATCCCTTGAAAGGGGTAATCCCACTGTAATATGGCTTAACTCTGAGGGCGTAAGGCTTGCGGACGCAAAGGCAAAATCTTCTGAGGCAAGCAAGGCACTACAAGAGTTTATCTCAAAGGGTGGAAAGGTCTATGTGTGTCCGCACTGTGCCAATATGTTAGGAGTTAAAGAGCTTGTAAAGGGTGCGGAGTTTGGCAAGCCTGACATGGTTTTTGGGCTACTTTCTGAGGAAAGAGTGAGAATTATATCTTGGTAA
- the def gene encoding peptide deformylase — translation MRKLPIITYPDERLKVPSLEVVSFDKELDSFVEDLIYTMKTSPGCVGIASPQVGVHKRIIVVDTSNSKHKENKLSHGLMVLINPEIVQRDGELVVREGCLSVPDYTGNVKRHYWIRVRALDQRGNLVEFDTEGFEAVVIQHEIDHLDGKVFIERLVSSKDLFRRKVYK, via the coding sequence ATGAGAAAACTACCTATAATAACCTATCCCGATGAGAGGTTAAAAGTCCCTTCCCTTGAGGTTGTATCCTTTGACAAGGAGTTGGATAGTTTTGTTGAAGACCTAATATACACCATGAAAACCTCTCCAGGTTGCGTTGGTATTGCGTCTCCGCAGGTAGGTGTTCACAAAAGGATAATAGTGGTTGACACCTCTAATTCTAAGCATAAGGAAAACAAGCTAAGCCATGGGCTGATGGTGTTAATAAACCCCGAGATAGTCCAGCGTGATGGCGAGCTTGTGGTAAGAGAGGGTTGCCTAAGCGTGCCAGACTACACAGGCAACGTAAAAAGGCATTATTGGATAAGGGTTAGGGCCCTTGACCAAAGGGGAAACCTTGTGGAGTTTGATACAGAAGGCTTTGAGGCGGTGGTTATTCAACATGAAATAGACCATCTTGATGGTAAGGTTTTTATTGAAAGGCTTGTCTCTTCCAAAGACCTATTTAGAAGGAAGGTCTATAAGTAA